CACACGAGTTCTCCGGTGGTCGAGTTCAGGCAAACAACATGGCATTTCGGCCCCATCGCGACGACCAGCTTGTCAGTGACGACCGGGACCGTGCGCGACATACCGTGGTTGCGTTTGACCGGGACCGGGTAGGCATAGCGCCAGATTTCGCGCCCATCCGCCAGCGAGAGGCAGCGTAGGGCATCTTGCTTGTGGTCGCGGTCGTAGTCCATGAGATAGACCCGTCCGTTGAGGATGGCTGCGCCAGCGTAGCCTTCGCCGACGTCAAGCGCCCACAGCTCGCGCGGTTGTCCCGGCGCCCAGACTCGGGCCAGAGATGTCGTCTCCGTGCTGATACCATCCCGATTCGGCCCGCGGAACTGGGGCCAGGTGCCTGGGAGGTTTGCCGGCTGGCCGTCCGAGCGCGCAAGCCTGCCGGCGAGGACAGGATTGGCTTTGGTATCCTGCTCGCCGCCGGGAGCCTGGTCTGTGCCCGGAACACGCATCGCCAAAGGCCTATCTGATCCGTGCCGAATCCACAGCACAAACAACGCTAGCGCCAGAATTGCGAGCACTGCCGGTATCAGGAAAATGGACTTCGTCGGGGCGCGCTGTTTCATCAATCGGGCACGTTGTAGCCAGAATTGCGCGCGACGTCGAGCTTCTCCGAGCTAGAGAGCATCACAGGACGGAGAACGGCTTTGGCCGCCCACGCGACGGCAGACCGGACAACTGCTTTCCAAACTTACCGACGGGCCTTCGTGGACTTGGCGCGGGAAGAAGTGGCGGGTTTCGCCTTGCGGTGGGCCAGCATCCGGCGGGCTGCGACAAGCTCACTCCGCGCTTTTTCCAGGGCGCCCTGGAGGCGCTCCTTTTGGCGGCGTATGTCACCCAACTCGCGAGAACGGCGGCGCAATTCGAGTTGGGAAACGACGTGGTGGGCGAGGATTCTGAGCGCCTGCTTCTGGTCGGGGCGAAGTTCGCGGGGGACTTTGTCAATCACGCATAGAGTTCCCAGAGCATGTCCGTCCGGGGTGATGAGTGGCATCCCGGCATAGAAACGAATTTTCGGCTCGGAAGTCACCAGCGGGTTGCCAGCGAAGCGAGCGTCTCTCATCGCATCAGGCACGATGAGCATATCTGGCTGGGTAATCGCAAAGGCGCAAAACGAGTGGTCACGGGAGGTCTCGCTGACATTGATGCCGACCTTCGATTTGAACCACTGGCGGCCCTCATCCACCAGCGAGATCAGGGCGATGGGCGCCTCGCAGATGCGGGCGGCCAGTTCGGTCAGCTCATCAAAGACCTCCTCGGGCACGGTGTCCAGTACCTCGTATTGCCAGAGTACTTTGAGCCGTTTCGGTTCGTTTGGCGGGATTGGGGCTATCATCGTTATCAAGTGTCGCTGTGGTGGTAAAGATAAGGTCTTGGAACCGGAAAGCAACCGTTCAATCAAGATGGGCTGGGACTATATCGAGACACGGATGACCTCCTGGTAGCAGATGCAACTGGCGGCGGCCTTGCCCATTGCCACAAACCACTGAGGGCAGAAAGGGGCTCTATGTGTGCCGGCGTTGATCTGAGCAGTGGCCAGGTCACAGAGTTGGAAAAAACGAGAGCGAGATTGTGCTACACGGCTTTCCTCGGCGCCCGCGGCCGATGAGATCAAGGGAACGGTGCAGATGCTGACGATAAAGGCCAAGCACCGTAATGATGTCTTGGTCAGCTGCATGTTGGCTTGATATGGCACGCCGCAGTCCTTGCCAAGCCCCGGTTTCCTGCCATGCAGGTTGTATGGATCCTCCGCAGGGCCGGGAGCGCCAAGCACGACGGCGGAAGGGACGCCGAATCGGCATGCGGAGATCGGAAGCAGGAAAGCCGCCAAAGGGCCTGTCCCATCAAAGCTCCTTCGAGACATCACGTTTGCGGCAAGCCATCAGCTAGCCCGGACGCGCCTTGGGCCTGCCCGGCCTTTGGGCTGTCAATTCGACTGGGGGTCGTTTAAAAAGCGCGTATGCCTTTGCTGATCAAAGGCGGTGAAATCGTCACCGCTAGTGAACGCTATGTCGCCGACATACTATGCTCCGGCGAAACGATTGTGCGCATCGAGCCCAACATCCCGCCCCTGCCAGGCATGGAGGTCATTGACGCCACGGGCAAATATGTCTTCCCCGGCTTCATTGACCCGCACGTGCACATTTATCTGCCGTGCCTGGGGACTTTTGCGAAGGATACCCATGAGACGGCCAGCAAAGCGGCGCTGGTCGGCGGCACGACAACACTAATCGAGATGCTGGGGCCGGACCGCAGCCAGGAACCAATGGCCGGCTTCGAGCTGTGGCTGGGGAAGGCGCAGGGGCACTGCGCGTGCGACTTCACCTTCCACATGACGGTCTCTCGCTGCGACGAACGGGCAGAGGGACAGTTGCGGGAGATCGTCAAGCGCGGGATCAGCAGCTTCAAAGTCTATCTGGCATACAAGGACGCATTCGGTCTAAGTGATCAGGAATTGTACCGTGCGCTGCGATTGGCCCGGCAGCTCGGGGTCATCACGACGGCCCATTGCGAGAACGCGGATCTGATCGTGGAGTTACAGAACCAACAACTAGAGGCAGGCAAGACTGGGCCGGAAGGGCACCACGACAGCCGGCCACCCGCCGTTGAAGCCGAGGGGGTCCATCACTTGTTGACTTTCGCGGAGTTGCTCAACGCCCATGTGTATGTCGTGCACCTTAGCTGCGCGGAGGCATTGCGCGAAGCGGCAGCCGGGAAAGCCCGCGGCGTCAAGGTCTGGACTGAAACGGTCATCCAACACCTGCTGCTGGACAGAACTTACGCCGAACGGCTGGACTTTGAAGGAGCTAAATACGTCATGTCGCCGCCCTTGCGCGACCGGAAGAATCAGGAATCGCTGTGGAACGGGCTGCGCGATGGCATAATCAGCACGGTGGCCAGCGACCACGCGCCGTTCGACTTTGCCACGCAGAAGCGAATGGGTGAAAAAGACTTTACCAAAATCCCCAACGGCATCCCCGCGCTCGAAGACCGTGTGAACACCTTGTACACCTATGGCGTCAAGCAAGGTCAACTGGATTTGCACCAGTTCGTGGACGCGGCCAGCACCGAGGCGGCGAAACTGTTCGGCCTTTACCCGCGCAAAGGCGCAATTCAACCCGGCAGCGATGCAGACCTGGTCATCTACGACCCAACTTATCGCGGCGCCATCTCGGTTAGCACGCAAACCATGAACGTGGATTACAACCCGTTCGAGGGCATGGCCATTGAAGGCCGACCCCACATCGTGACCTTGCGCGGCCAAGTCATGGTGTGCGATGGGAAATTCGTTGGTCAGACGGGCTGTGGCCAATTCCTCCGCCGCGAACCGAACCATTAGCGCCATCGCTATTGGGGGATCCCTTCTGCTGGAGCCGCGCCGGGGCGGGTGGTATTGCCGAATCCGATCTCCGGGACCAGAAATGCCTAGCCAATGGCAATCAACCCCACGCCGCTCTACCCCATCAGACACAGCGGAAGGCCGGAGGCTAAATAGAAGGTCCATCACGGATTTCCGGGAAGTGTCAACGGCGGATTTCACCGGCACAACGCGGATAGACGAGGCACAGGGAACACGAGGTCACCATTACCTCCCGGCCAGAACCAGACAGGCCCTTCCAGATTCCACTTCGCACACTGTCCATATTTTGGACAGTAATGCTGCCTGCCTGCCTCCTCCAGTCCCCGCCGACCCCGGCACTCTTGGCTTGGGATTACAGTGACAGCACGGTGGTGCTACGGTGTGTATCCCATGGGGAGCGCTCCCCATGGGATACACACCGTGGCCCAACCGCACTAACAAGCCATTAACCAGCCAAACGCAGGCCAACGCCACAGCGTAGGGCCACAGTAACGGCGAAGGGCCCGTCCGGCGGTGGTGGAACGCCAAGGGTCAGCATGCGAGTTAAAGACTGCGGCAATGAATCCGGCAACCCGCTTGGGCTTGATTTAAGCCGCCTGTATCCTCGAAACAGTCCTTAACCTGTGGCTGCGGGGACGGCCGGAAGGTAGACCGTAAAACAGGTGCCCTCACCAACCTGCGTATGCACCTGCAAGGCACCCTTCGCCTGCTTGAGAAGGCGTTGGACGATGCTTAATCCCAGACCCGTACCCTGCCGCGCGCCTTTAGTTGAGAAGAACGTCTGGAATATCTTCGACAGCGTCTCGGGTGGGATCCCTGGCCCGGTGTCGCGGACGGAAAGCATCAAGATGGGAGGCTGGTTCTCGGCGTTCTCCACATTGAGCAGACGGTCATTGGGGCCGTCCTTGTGCGCGGCTAAGTCGAGCAGCGTGTGTAGAACGCAACCTTCGATTTCCACCGAATGCGTTTGCGGGGTGCACTGGAGGGCATTAACCGTAAGGTTGAGCAGCACCTGAATGACATCGGTACCGTTCATGCACGCCGCCATATCCTCGGCCAGTGGGCGGACGGCAAAACGATTGCCCTGCAAGCTGGGGTGCACCCGGACCAGTTGCTCAAGATCGGCAAGCAGTTGGTTAATGCCCACGCGCGGGGCGTCGTCAGCCTGCTGGCGCAGGAAGTTCAGATAGCGCCGGGAAATCTCCATGCAGTTGGTGACCTGGCGGGTGATAGTCTTGAGGCGGCCCTTGACAAACTCCAAGTCCTCCAACTCAAGCCGGGTGGCGCTGCCAATGCGTTGGTTCATGAGCTGAACAAACCCGGAAACAACCGTCAAGGGTCCGTTGATGTCGTGAATAATGCTGGCGTAGATTTCGCCGCGCGACGTGGCCATCTGCTCTCCGATCTTCTGGTCATGCAATTCATTGAGCAACGCCTGAATCTTCTCCGCGTGCGTGTGGATGTCGCTCTCGAGCGTGCGGCGTTGCATGGCCTTGACCACCGCGGCGCGCATCGTGGCGAGATCGAACGGCTTGACGAGGTAGTCACAGGCGCCTCCGCGCAGGGCTTGCCGCAGGAGATCGGTGGTTTCGAACGCCGTCAACATCACCACCTGGATGCGCGGGTCCAGGTGCTTCAAGCGCCCTAGCACCTCGATCCCGGACATGCCCTTCATCTTGATGTCAAGGATAGCGACATCAATCTTGTGCTGCTGGGCAAGCTGGATCGCCGTAGCGCCGTCGCAAGCTATGAGGAGCTCATAGTCGTTCTTGAAGACCACCTGGAGCGTTTGGCGGACCACGTCTTCGTCGTCCACAATGAGCAGCGTGCCTTCGTGCCGAGCCTGCTCCGGCGGTGGGGCCAGCGCCGCCACCCCATCCAATGATGAAGTGAGTGTCATTGTCACACCTGAGTTCCGTTAGTTTCTGGACCATTAGCAACGGCCAGCCAGTCCAGCACTCGCTTATCGTAGTAGAAGCAAGGTGGTGGACAAGCGAAAAGAATGGCCGAAAAGCCGCCCAGAGGCGGGGCGCGGACAGAGCGATCAGCGGGTAATCGGAGCGCTCAACTTTGTTGAGTCATCGGCGAAGCCAGGGGCAGGGAAATGCGAACCACGCCGCCCTGCCCGGTCTTGGACGGAGGAATCACCAGCTTACCGAGGTGAGTTTCCACGATCTTGAGCGCAATTGTCAAACCCAGGCCCAGGCCAACGTTGCGGGTCCCGTAGAATGGAGCGCAGGCCTTCGCCTGAGCCTCGGCAGTGAACCCGGGGCCGTTGTCTTCTACTTCAAGCTGCAATTGCTGCGAATCTTCGGCGTTGTTTTCCACCTGCCAGCGAAGGGTAATCCTGGGGCTGTTTGAGTTAGCTTGAAGCGCGTTAATGAAGACCTCCGCCATTGCATACCTGAGAGCCTCGCGGTTGCCCGTAAGGACAATCAGCTTCCCGGGAGTCTCATATTTGAGTTGCGCAGCCTTGGCATGCTGGTATTGGCAGGCTTCCTGATAGGCTTCGTCGAGCAACGGGACAAGTGGGAAAGCCTCCGGTGAGGCAAGTTTGTCCACGTTGAGATAACGCATCTGGCTGACCAAGCGGGAAATGCGCCGGTTGTCGTCCGACCAGTCGCGAGCCATCAGCCTGAGAAACTCCTGGTCAACCGCCTTCTTGACGAGTTTCTCAGCCAGCAATTGCTGATAGGTCGAGAGGCGCACCATCGAGTTGCCCATTTCATGGGTAAGGCGGACGGCCATGGATTTGACCAGGCGCAAGTTGGCAGCCTCAATTTCCAGGCGCTGCAGTTGTTCGCTCTGCGTGAGGTCCTCCGCCATCAAGAGCGCCGACCCGGGCAGATCAGCCTGTCGCCGCTGGAATGGCACCACGCTGATGCTGTAAACCGTGCCCGGTGAATCCTCCGGCTCGAACTTGAAGCTGGAAACCGCCGCGCCGGTCTTGAGCACCTGATAGACTTTGGCGCCTAGCAGTTGCGGAAGGTCGCTGAACTCCAGGTCGCCGCTGCTGCGATCACGGCGGCCGAAGCAGCGGCGCGCGGTCTTGTTGGCATGCAGCACCGCCAAATCACGGCTGACCACAATACAGGCGCTGCTGATCTCGCGCAGAATGTTGACCATCATCGCGTGGTTGCCGGCCAATTGGTCATGCAGCCAGATGTTTTTGATTGCCAAGCCGAGCTGTTCGAGCAGGTGGAAGATCAGCTCCAACTCCGCATTGACGAGCGGTTCCCCGGTGATGCGCCCGTCAAAAACAGCCACGCCCAGCATCGTCTCGCGGTCCAGGATCGGCACGGCTACTTGAGCCCCGAGCACCTCGAATTCCTTCTGGGTTTCGATGTCGTGGCGCGCCTCCTCGCTGTATCGTCGCAGGATGCGGCCCAGACGTAAGAGGTGTCCGCCGATTCCCGCTTCAAGGGAAAGCTCGAAATGCTGGAGCAGTCCCTGCGACAGACCAACCGCGCACGCGGCACGCAGCCGCCGGCTTTCAGCGGCGGTGGCCGGATCACCGAACGAAGCCAACGGCTGCCGCAAGAATATGGCCCCCCGGTTAATGCTGAGAATCTCCCGCAAAAGCTGCAGAAACTGCTTGAGCATTCCTTCGGCATTCAGCGAGTGCGTAAGGATGCTCGAAAAGTCGCGCAGGACATGCAACGTGTGAGATGCGGCGGGAACAGCACTCGCCTCGGCGGACATCCTGGGCTCGATCAGCGGCAGCACAGCCGGCGGAGGAGTTTGCCCCCCAACCCCTACCGACCAAAGCCGCTCCAGCAAGGCCGTGAGCACACGCCGGCGCACGGGTTTGGTCAGCACATGGGTGGCGCCCTGCAGATAGGCTTCCTCCTCCCACTCAGACTTCTTGGCACCGGTATAGGCGATCACGGGGCACCCCGGCGCTTGACGGCGCAGTTTCTCGAGCAGCCAGATTCCTTGGACTTCGGTCAATTCGACGTCAACGATGCAAGCATCGGCCAGTCCGTGCGTCAACAGAGGCTCCGGTTCATCCAGGTTCGCGCGCGCAATGACACGATACTGCTCGGGGCTGAGACCCGCGCGGATCGTCTCCGCAAAATCGGGATGTGCCGCGAGCACCACCAGTGTCTTCATGGCGCGCCACCTCCAAACCGGCCTGAATGCCTCCGCGGGTTAACTTGGGGGCACAAGCCCCCCGCCCGGGCACCACAAGCCCCTGCCTCCCCATCAGCGACATCAAGATGGCTGAAGCATTGGAGGCAATGGTCTTGGACAGCCTCTGTCATTGCCCGGTCATTCATAAACCCGACGTAAGTAAAGCTCAATCGCGGTCTTGAGGATAACCACGATTGCCGACGCGATACAACAGCGGGGAATACCGATGCCTGGGTAGGGCGTCTACGTAACTCAGCCAAGGGATTCCCCGGGATGGAACAAGCGCCCCTTCCGCAACTCTCGCTTGCTGTCCCCAACACAGGTTGTCGCCTCAAAGCCGCTTCATCCGGAACGCTTGGGAGCGCATTGCTGGCGCGCACAAGCTGCGAGGCCAAATTCGCCTCCACAACAGGCGGCGGTATCTGGAGGCGCGATGGAGAGCTGACTGCTAGACGGCTTCCCCTCTCAGCGCGGCGTCTATGACGAGGAAATCAGTTTCTCCCATAGATTATCGCTTAACATCACTTTCCGCAGGAATTCCTCTTCGTTCTCGGTCGGCTGGGCCTGGTCGGGATTCAGCGGCAGGCGCAGGGTAAAAGTAGTGCCCCCCCCTTCCCCGCTGGTGGCGTCGATGCGGCCGCCGTGGTGATGCACGATAAAGTAACAGGCCATGAGGTGGATGCCGTATTCCTTTGGACTGTCATTGCGCACCACAAATGGATCAAAAACCAGCCGCAGCGCTTCCTTGGGCAACCCAGGCCCATCGTCGCTGACCTGCACCTCGATAGCCTGACCCCCCGGTTGCACTCCATCCAGCAGTCTGGCTGAGAGTGTGACCCGGCTGCCCGCCGGCAAGGTGGCGATTTCATCCTTGAACAACAATTCAAACAGCCGGCAAATCTTCGGCTTGTCCACCCTAAGCACCGGCAGGGAACCGGTGATACGGTTCTCAATCTCGATCTGCTTGGCGGAAAAACTGTCCCGTAACTGGGCGACCGTCTCGGCGACAACTTCGTGCAAGTGGACGCGATCATTGAATTCAAACATCGGCTTCTCGGATGCGGTCCACAAGTCCTTCAGCAGGTTGTTGATCTTCTCAATCTGCCCCTGCACGCTCTGGTAATATTCGCTCCAGAAGTCGGGATTCCGCAGGCCTTCCAGGTCGGCCTTTTCCTCCTCCATCTTGGCCGGTGCAAGATCCAAGAACGTCTTCACGGCCACCAAAGCGTTGCGGATGTGATGGCTTAAGCCGGCCGCCAGCAGGCCCAGGCTTACGATGCGGTCGGCGATCATCATGTTGCGCAGCACCGATAGCTTCTCCTTCAGTAGCTGGTCGCGTTCGCGATGGACCATGAAGAACTCCAGGCCGCGCTTCAACGTGTTCTCCAACTGAGGCGGGTCCCAGGGCTTGTTCACGTACTTGTAGATCGCCCCGGCATTCACGGCCGCAACTGCCGCATCAATATCAGAATAGGCGGTCGCGAGGATGCGGATTATGTGCGGCCGAAGCTGGCGCGCTTTCTCCAGCAACCAGACGCCCTTTTCGCCCGGCATGCGCTGGTCGGTCATCAGCAAACCGATCTCATCCTTGTGCTCCTCCAGCAACTTGAAACCGTCCCGGGCATTGCTGGCGGTCAGGATGCGAAACTGGTCTTGAAACGCCCGCGTGAAATACTTCAGGGACATCTCCTCATCATCAACATAGAGGACCGCAAACCGTTTGTAATCGTAGAGGTTCTGCATAACACTTCGCTCTAATCTTGCGCCCATGGCTGTCCCTTGGTGGGAAACTCCAGGGTAAACTCACAGAACTTGCCGGGCTCCGTCCGCACCGAAATCCGCCCCTCGCAGTTCCGCACAATCCGATGGCACATCGCCAGGCCCAAACCCATGCCTTCGCCGACGTCCTTGGTGGTATAGAATGGATCGAAAATCTTGCCCAAGTGCACCGACTCGATGCCGGTGCCATTGTCGCGAACCACCAGGATGCTCTTGCCGGGCTCGAGACGGCCTTCAATTTCGATGGTCGGTTGTTCATTCACAAACGACTTGGCCCGCAGCGCGTCGAACGAATTCTCCAGCAAGGTCAACAGGGTCTGGGTCAGCATGTTCTTGTTTCCCCAGATGGTTTGATGTTCGGCCAGCCTCTGCTCGATCCGCACCTTGTCCTTCCATTCGTTGCTCAGGAAGCGCAACGCCGCTGCCACCACTTCCGGCACGTCCACCTGGTCCCGGCTTTCCGTCTCGGGATGCGTGAAGGTGCGCAAGTCCGAGACAATATTCTTCACCCGCACGATGCCTTCTTCCACATCCTTCAAGACCTCCGCATACTCCTCCCGGTGTTCGGGCGCCAGATACTGGCCTTTCTTGCGCAGCGTAAACAGACCGGTCGCACTGAAGTTCAGCGGGTTGTTGATCTCATGAATGATACCGGCGCTAAACCGGCCGAGCGACGCCAACTTCTCGGACTGGACCAGTTGCATCTCGGTCTCCTTAAGCTGCTGGATCGTGGACTCAAGAACCCGGTTCTGCTTGTCCAACTGATACCGAAACGCAAATTCGCCAAAGCGCGACTTGCTGTGGAAATAGCTGCCGGTAGCCACGATCAACCCGGTCAGCACCAGGAAGTAGACGTTGTTAATGAAGATGCCCTGGTCAACAAGACCGGCATGGAAGAAGACCGCAGCCAGGTAGAGGCCGAGCACGAGCACCGCCGCGCAAAGGCTCTCGCGAAAGGTCCAATGCAACACGAATGCCAGCACCAGCAACACCAGGTTCAGGCCAGCGTAGTAGGGTGATGCTGCCCCTTCCGGACTGGCGTAGATCATCCAGGCGATGAAGGAAGCTGGGACCATGAATAAAGTGATGCCCAGGAAACGATAGTGTTTGTGCCCCAAAGGAGTGAGCAACAGGGCCAGGAAAGCGCCAATGAGAAGGACACTCATTAACCGCAGTTCGAGAAAGCGCGGTGCCAAAGCGGGATAGACAGCGTTGTCTATGATGACCCCCGCCGGCATCAGAACCATGCCGATGATGCAGGCGACCTTGAAATTGCTGATCGTCTGCTGCCGGTCGTACTCCGCGAACGCCGACCGAATCTCCTGGTTATTGGGGGCTGGGTCAGCCATCTTCGGGCTTCCTGGTTTCAATAA
Above is a window of Candidatus Paceibacterota bacterium DNA encoding:
- the hydA gene encoding dihydropyrimidinase, which translates into the protein MPLLIKGGEIVTASERYVADILCSGETIVRIEPNIPPLPGMEVIDATGKYVFPGFIDPHVHIYLPCLGTFAKDTHETASKAALVGGTTTLIEMLGPDRSQEPMAGFELWLGKAQGHCACDFTFHMTVSRCDERAEGQLREIVKRGISSFKVYLAYKDAFGLSDQELYRALRLARQLGVITTAHCENADLIVELQNQQLEAGKTGPEGHHDSRPPAVEAEGVHHLLTFAELLNAHVYVVHLSCAEALREAAAGKARGVKVWTETVIQHLLLDRTYAERLDFEGAKYVMSPPLRDRKNQESLWNGLRDGIISTVASDHAPFDFATQKRMGEKDFTKIPNGIPALEDRVNTLYTYGVKQGQLDLHQFVDAASTEAAKLFGLYPRKGAIQPGSDADLVIYDPTYRGAISVSTQTMNVDYNPFEGMAIEGRPHIVTLRGQVMVCDGKFVGQTGCGQFLRREPNH
- a CDS encoding hybrid sensor histidine kinase/response regulator; translation: MTLTSSLDGVAALAPPPEQARHEGTLLIVDDEDVVRQTLQVVFKNDYELLIACDGATAIQLAQQHKIDVAILDIKMKGMSGIEVLGRLKHLDPRIQVVMLTAFETTDLLRQALRGGACDYLVKPFDLATMRAAVVKAMQRRTLESDIHTHAEKIQALLNELHDQKIGEQMATSRGEIYASIIHDINGPLTVVSGFVQLMNQRIGSATRLELEDLEFVKGRLKTITRQVTNCMEISRRYLNFLRQQADDAPRVGINQLLADLEQLVRVHPSLQGNRFAVRPLAEDMAACMNGTDVIQVLLNLTVNALQCTPQTHSVEIEGCVLHTLLDLAAHKDGPNDRLLNVENAENQPPILMLSVRDTGPGIPPETLSKIFQTFFSTKGARQGTGLGLSIVQRLLKQAKGALQVHTQVGEGTCFTVYLPAVPAATG
- a CDS encoding response regulator; its protein translation is MKTLVVLAAHPDFAETIRAGLSPEQYRVIARANLDEPEPLLTHGLADACIVDVELTEVQGIWLLEKLRRQAPGCPVIAYTGAKKSEWEEEAYLQGATHVLTKPVRRRVLTALLERLWSVGVGGQTPPPAVLPLIEPRMSAEASAVPAASHTLHVLRDFSSILTHSLNAEGMLKQFLQLLREILSINRGAIFLRQPLASFGDPATAAESRRLRAACAVGLSQGLLQHFELSLEAGIGGHLLRLGRILRRYSEEARHDIETQKEFEVLGAQVAVPILDRETMLGVAVFDGRITGEPLVNAELELIFHLLEQLGLAIKNIWLHDQLAGNHAMMVNILREISSACIVVSRDLAVLHANKTARRCFGRRDRSSGDLEFSDLPQLLGAKVYQVLKTGAAVSSFKFEPEDSPGTVYSISVVPFQRRQADLPGSALLMAEDLTQSEQLQRLEIEAANLRLVKSMAVRLTHEMGNSMVRLSTYQQLLAEKLVKKAVDQEFLRLMARDWSDDNRRISRLVSQMRYLNVDKLASPEAFPLVPLLDEAYQEACQYQHAKAAQLKYETPGKLIVLTGNREALRYAMAEVFINALQANSNSPRITLRWQVENNAEDSQQLQLEVEDNGPGFTAEAQAKACAPFYGTRNVGLGLGLTIALKIVETHLGKLVIPPSKTGQGGVVRISLPLASPMTQQS
- a CDS encoding hybrid sensor histidine kinase/response regulator → MQNLYDYKRFAVLYVDDEEMSLKYFTRAFQDQFRILTASNARDGFKLLEEHKDEIGLLMTDQRMPGEKGVWLLEKARQLRPHIIRILATAYSDIDAAVAAVNAGAIYKYVNKPWDPPQLENTLKRGLEFFMVHRERDQLLKEKLSVLRNMMIADRIVSLGLLAAGLSHHIRNALVAVKTFLDLAPAKMEEEKADLEGLRNPDFWSEYYQSVQGQIEKINNLLKDLWTASEKPMFEFNDRVHLHEVVAETVAQLRDSFSAKQIEIENRITGSLPVLRVDKPKICRLFELLFKDEIATLPAGSRVTLSARLLDGVQPGGQAIEVQVSDDGPGLPKEALRLVFDPFVVRNDSPKEYGIHLMACYFIVHHHGGRIDATSGEGGGTTFTLRLPLNPDQAQPTENEEEFLRKVMLSDNLWEKLISSS
- a CDS encoding ATP-binding protein; the protein is MADPAPNNQEIRSAFAEYDRQQTISNFKVACIIGMVLMPAGVIIDNAVYPALAPRFLELRLMSVLLIGAFLALLLTPLGHKHYRFLGITLFMVPASFIAWMIYASPEGAASPYYAGLNLVLLVLAFVLHWTFRESLCAAVLVLGLYLAAVFFHAGLVDQGIFINNVYFLVLTGLIVATGSYFHSKSRFGEFAFRYQLDKQNRVLESTIQQLKETEMQLVQSEKLASLGRFSAGIIHEINNPLNFSATGLFTLRKKGQYLAPEHREEYAEVLKDVEEGIVRVKNIVSDLRTFTHPETESRDQVDVPEVVAAALRFLSNEWKDKVRIEQRLAEHQTIWGNKNMLTQTLLTLLENSFDALRAKSFVNEQPTIEIEGRLEPGKSILVVRDNGTGIESVHLGKIFDPFYTTKDVGEGMGLGLAMCHRIVRNCEGRISVRTEPGKFCEFTLEFPTKGQPWAQD